The DNA sequence CCGCATTGGTTTTGGTTTCTGTTTTTACGTTTTTCGGTTCATTGATTTTATATAAACTTACAGATTCCATAATTACATTAAGAGTTTCTGAAGAATCTGAAAATAAAGGACTTGATCTTTCCCAGCACGAGGAAAGTTTCAGCTGATAAAAAGGGCATGAGTGTTAACTGATGCCCTGAATGAAATTTATGATTTATTGAATAGAATGAATCGCTTCAAAGATTTTATTTTTAGAATTTTCAAAGACTTCACCTCCAAATTCCTCATTATCTAAGGAATGAATGGTGACATCATTCACCCCCATAATCCCGAAAATATGTTTCAGATAGGTAGTTTGAAAATTGATGTGTCCGTTCTTTTCATTTTCACCATATCCGGTATCTCCGCGGGTTGAGAGAATAAAGAGCTTTTTGTTTTCGAGAAGCCCTACATAATCACCATCCGGCATTCCGGATCTGAATTTCCAGGTTTCGTTAATCCGCATTACCTGGTCAATATAAGCTTTTAACCCGGACGGGATAGACCAGTTATACATAGGAGTTCCGATTACATAGACATCATGTTCCCTGAGTTATTTGACCAGTTCATCACTGAGCTGTAAAGGTTTTTGGTTTTCCTCAGTTTTGTCTGCCGGTTTTTTGAATGCTCCCGCGATCCAGGATTCATCAATATTGGGAATAGTGTCAGTTCCTGCTTCCCTGTAGGTGAAAGTATCAAGAGGATATCTTGTTTTCCAGTTTTCAGCGAAAAGCTGTGTCAGTTTTCTGCTGTAAGATCTTTCATTTCTTACACTGGCATTAATAATCAATATTTTCATTTGCTAAGAATTTATAACAGCAAAATTCCTGATTATTTAGTCCTGAAAAATTGATCTAGTTCAAGAGGATTTATTTTTTTTCCTGATTCTGCTGATAAATTCTGCGGAAACACCGAGATAAGAAGCAATCAAGTATTGGGGAACTCTGGAGGAAATATCGGGATAAGTATCCAGAAAATCATGATATTTTTGTTCTGCTTTGTGCATATGATTGAATACCACTCTTTTTTCAAGGGTTCCAAGATAACTTTCCAGAATAATTCTGAAGTATTTTTCTAAGGCTGGAATTTCCTTCAGCATTTTTTGAAAAGACTGATGGCTGATCTGCAAAAGCTTTGTTTTTTCTACAGCCTGTATATTATAAATGGAAGGTTTTTGTTTTGAAAAACTGGAAATATCTGTTGCCCACCAATGATCAATAGCTAAAAAGAGGATTTCTTCATTTCCATTTTCTTCATTGATGCAGAAAGCTTTTAAAACTCCCGAAATGATATAACTGTCATGACGGCAGATTTCCCCGTTTCGCAACAGAAAATCTCCTTTTTCCAATGTTTTTTCTGTCCAGAAGCTTTTACATAAGGCTATTTCTTCCGGAGTTAGTGGGATGTGCTGGAGAATACTCTTAATTAATGTTTCCATTTAAAAAAATAATTAAAAAGAATAATATAATGATGGATCTGATAGTCATTGATACTATCAGTTCATTGACAAAAATACTTATTTTATGGGCTGTCAAAACCAAATAAATCTGGGATTTTGCTATGCTATTATTAGGATTTATCCTGTATCTTTGTTTTTGAGGAAAATGACGAATCATTTATGGAATCAATATCGGTTTTTGAAATTATTAAAGTAGGAATAGGCCCGTCCAGTTCGCATACAATGGGACCTTGGAACGCAGCAGCAGCATTTATCAGGATTATAAAAAGAGAAAGATCAATAGAAGAAGTTAAAGAAGTTTTTCTTGAATTCTTTGGCTCACTCGCAAAAACGGGGATTGGGCACGGAACTGATATTGCAGGAATGCTTGGATTGAATGGAGAAGATTTTAAGACGATCAATACTTCAAAAATTGATGAAAAAATAGATTATATTAAAAGTACTCAGACCATTAATCTGGGTGGTGAGAAAGTTATTCCGTTTATCTACGGACATCATCTGATTTTAAACATGAAAAAGAGCCTTGATTTTCACCCAAACGGAATGATCTTCAGAGCAGTTTTTGAAGACGGAACTGAACTTGTGCAGGACTTTTATTCTGTAGGTGGTGGTTTCATTGCCAGCCAGGAAAAAAACTCTATTCAAAAGCAATGTGTACGTACATTGTATCCTTGTCATAAAGCTTCTGATATCGCAAAGTACTGCGAGAAACTGGGATTTGATAAAATTTCAGATTTAATTTTCATGAATGAGGAAAGCTGGAGAACTCAGGAAGAAACGAGAAAGGAAGCACTTTATATCTGGCAGCAGATTAAAGAATGTATTTATAAAGGAGTCAATAAGGAAGGGATTCTTCCGGGTGGACTGAATGTTTCCCGAAGAGCTGCGGGAATCAACAGAAAACTGTTAGGAGATAAAATCTATAAAAATAAAGACGAGTGGTTCCAGCAGGTGGTGGACGCTGAAGAAAACTTTACGAATATCAACAAATGGATTGCCTGTTTTGCACTGGCTGTGAATGAGGAGAATGCAAGTTTCGGAAGAATTATTACGGCACCTACCAATGGAGCGAGTGGAGTAATTCCGGCGGTATTGATGTATGCTCAGGCATTTACCCCGTTTACGAGTGAGGATGATATTGTAAGATTTTTACTTGTAGCAGGAGAAATCGGAACATTATTTAAGAAAAATGCAACTATTTCTGCAGCAATGGGAGGATGTCAGGCGGAAATCGGGGTTTCTTCTGCAATGGCAGCAGCCGGACTTACAGAAATCTTAGGTGGAAGTGTTGGACAAGTATTGATGGCCGCAGAAATTGCTATGGAGCATCACCTTGGGTTAACTTGTGATCCGATTAAAGGGTTGGTACAGATTCCATGTATTGAAAGAAATACAATGGGAGCAATGAAAGCGATTACGGCCGCGAATATTGCATTGGAAAGTGATCCTACCAAAGCAAAAGTAACATTGGATGAGGTAATTCTTACGATGTGGGAAACCGCTCAGTCGATGAGTGACCGTTTTAAAGAAACTTCTGAGGGCGGATTGGCGATTGCTGTCAACGTTCCGGAATGTTAATAGAAATAACACTGTTTTAAAATAAAACCCTTAGACATTACTGGCTAAGGGTTTCTTAATAAAATAAAAGTAAAAACCGTTGGGCTTTTAGTATGGTATAAGGGAATTTACCTTAAAATTCCTCTGATTCTGTTGGCATTGGAAATCAGCTCTTCAAGATATTCATAGTTTTCTTTTTCCAGAGCGGATTTGAATTTTCTGAGCTGGGTAATGTGTTCATTCAGAACGTCCAGTACATTTTCTTTGTTTTGTTTAAAGATGGGAACCCACATTTCCGGATGCGACTTGGCAAGACGTACGGTACTTGAAAAACCGGAACTGGCAAGCTGGAAAATCGTTTCTTCTTCACGCTCTTTTTCCAGTACGGTATTGGCCAGGGCATAAGATGTAATATGGGAGATATGGGAAATATAAGCGGTGTGGACATCATGATCTTCTGCATCCATATAAATCATGTGCATATCAAGGGCATTGACTACTTTTTCAACAGTAGCTAAGGCATCTTCTGCGGATTCCTCTTTGTTGCATATCACACCTGCTTTTCCTGAAAAACTCTCTGCAATAGCGGATTTCGGACCATTATTTTCTGTTCCCCACATCGGGTGAAACGCTACAAACCTTGAACGTTTCGGGTGGTTTTTTACAGCATTTACAATGCCTGCTTTTGTAGAACCGGCATCCATTACAGTTTGCTGATCAGACACAAGGTCAAGAACAGACGGCAACAGTTTTCTGGCAGCATCCACAGGGATGGCAAGAATAATCAGATCCGAATTTTTAATTCCATGCTCAAGATCTACTCCGGCATCAATTATTTTAAGATCTAATGCATCACTAATATGCTGTGTATTGTTATCGATTCCGTAGATGAAGCTGGCCAGATTTTTCTCTCTTAATTTCAAAGCCATCGAACCTCCGATCAATCCTACTCCAATAATACTTATTTTCATCTTTTTAAATTTTTTAAAATAAAAAAACCTCGTCCCTAGGACGAGGTTTTAAATTATATTCATAAGAATCCCTATCCCAGAGCTGAGGTAAAAATTCTATAATAATATGTTCCGTTGTTAAAAATCACAAAGCAAAGGTATAAATATTTTTTAAATGAAACGAAATTTCTTTTCTAAATTGTATATAGACGGTGTTAATGGGAAGTGGATTTTTTTGTTTTGGCTTTTCTATTCAGTCTATAGCAGATTAATCTTTTTTATTGGTATTAGTTTGATATTTCTTGATAAGATTGGTTTCGAATGATAATATATCTTCTGGTATTTTTAATGTCTCTATTTCTCCTATTTGTTTCCATTTTCTGTCTTCATATAAATAGAATATTGTTTTAGCATTTGGTTTTGGTTCAAATTCACCATCTTCTACTCCTGTATAAGTAATGAACTTATTAGATAGATATGAAGCAACTACATAATAATCGTTTTCTTTAATAAGATTTTTTATTGCTTTTGAATTTTGGGAATCATTTTCAGGATTAGTAGATTTTAAAAAATACCCTTTTGAATTATTTATACTCCAAAAATATTGAGTTTCATCATTTTTTCCAATAAAGTCAACACTGAAAATACCCCTCTTTTTATCCGAATAAGTGTAAGTTGGGTATGGATTGGAGATATCTGGAATGAAAAAACCATTTACTTGATATTTATTATCCAGAAAGTTTATGGAAGAGTATTTATCAATATTTATTGCAGAGACATTTTCATCTTTTTGACCTTTACAGCCGTAAAAGAAAAATATTAGAATTAATAAAGTTAAAAAGGATTTCATCATTATGCGTTTATCTTAATTTTCAAACATTTCGAAACAGTAAGGATTATTTATTTTTTTAATATTACGTTTTTCAATCCATATCTTTTTTCTGTGTATTCGCTCTCAAATAATAACTTACCTTTATCATATCGAAGAGTACCGAAATAAAATGGTTTATCTGCATCACCTGTATATCCGTTAATTACCTGTGAATATTTTAAAAATATTCTTCCATCAACAGTTTTATCTTCTTGAAGTACATATTGATTATACATTTTCCCCATGTTTCCGGATTCTGTATAAATGATAGAATCTTTATCAATTTTCAATGAAATTCCATAATCATCTAACTTCTCGTTGGTTGCAAAATATTCTCCTGAGGGAATTGAAATCTGTTGTTTTGATGACGAAATACTTCCTGTATTTTTCTCTAAATCAGATTCATCACTTTGACTATTATAGTTATCTTTTTTTCTTCTCTCTTCTGTTCACATGAATATGATAGAAATATGAGTGATAGTAAAATTAAAAAGTTTTTCATCATTTGTTTAAATTACTTATTCCGATTTTATTCTGGTCTTATGGATATATCCTTTTTTACCTTCTTTAGATACTACCAACCACCAATCTCCGTTTTGATCTAAAACTTCAACTTGTTCTCCTGTTTTAATTTTTTGAAGAATTTGAGATGATGTATTTTTTTCTTTTCTTAGGTTAGTGAAACCATCAGGATCTATTATTATTGAATATTTTTTTTCTTGATTATCTTCTTGTAAAAGTCCATACTCTTTGGAGTATTTTTCAAGAGATGGATAACCATAATATTTGTTTTTTTGAAAAGAGTCCTTTAGTTCCGGATGAGAAACATAGACATTATTTAATAATAAGTATGATTTATCGGATTGAATATCAATATTTTCCTTACCGGTAAAGCCAAGTTGTAAAAGATAGGCAATAGCCTTTTCTAATGAAGCAGGTGTAATGCCATTTGTTTTTATGATATTGTCTTTATTATCAGTTAAATAAGATGTTAGTGCATACAGAAAAGAATCTTTGGATTTTAAACTTTCTAATAGTTTTTCTCTAATTTTAAATGAATTTGTAGTGTTATTATAGAATACAAACGATAGTCTAGAACTTTGTTCGATATCATCCCAGCTTTGGATATTTTTAACTGCAGAATTAAAAAGGGCTTCATTTTTTTCATAGTTAAACATAACTACTAAATCGATTGCAAGATCTGGATTTTTAGATGCTACATTTAAGATTGAGGTCAAGTCATTCTGGTAAATAATTTTGTTTAGGGTTAATAATTCCTCAAAATAAGGATGTTTTTGATTACTATTTATACTTACTTTGACATTATCTAAATCAGGTAGAATATCATTACCTATTTTAATATATTTTCCTTCCTTTGATATCTGAAAATTGGTAGCTTCATTGAATATTAAAATATCATTATATCCGTCTTGAAGTTTATCAGGTTTAATGCCAAGTAGATCCAGGTTTATTTTATCAAAATTTTCCTTGGTATTTTTGAATTTATGATGGGTGAAATAATTTTCAATTATTTCAGTTTCTTTTTCTATTATTTTTTTTTCCTTCTTAACTGAACATGAAAATAATATAAATGATAATAGGACTAAAAAAAATTTCACCATTTGGTTAAGTTATTTATTCTGATTTTATTCTGCTTTTATGAATATATCCTTTTTTACCTTCTTTAGATACTACCAACCACCAATCTCCGTTTTGGTCTAAAACCTCAACTTGTTCACCTGTGTTGATTTTTTGTAGGATTTGAGAAGAAGAGTTTTTCTCCTTCCTTAAATTGGTATAACCATCAGAATCTTGAATGTAGAAGGCTGTTTTATTTTTGCTTTTCTCTACTCTACATTTTTTTGCTCTTACATTTTCTTCAGGAATAGGTATTACTTTATCAGTCCATCCGGATTTCTGGATATCAATATTTTGGGGAACATCACAAATATATTTTACTGCGTCCTGAGAAATATCTGACATTGTTTTATAGATAATATTTTTAAGAAGCCATGTGTTATTATCCAAAATAATATTATATTCTTTTTCATAGTATCCACGATCAGGGAAGGATGTCTTTACAGTGAATCCTTTATTTCCAGAAATTGGAATGATATCATCAATAATATTACCTCCATCCTCAGAAAAGTTTCTTGTTTCCAATGCTAATGTATATTTACCTTGCTTATCCCCAAAAAAGATAAATAAATTTTCTCCTTGATAAGGTTTGTTACTTACAATTTTATCAGAGATGCCATCTTTGTTGACATCAAAGGTCTTTATGAAATAATCTTCATTGTTAACATAGGTTTCAAATGAGCCCCATTTAGTTTCATTTGAAGTATCCGTGGATAATAATTCTTTTGCCAAGTTTTGTTTTTCAATTGTTAAGTTGGCTAATAATGTATCATCTGGTTTTGGATGAGGAGAATCAAACAAAAATGTTAAAACTGATTTTGCATCATTCTTTGATAAAGAGTTGATTAGATCATATTTGTTATTTCTTTTAATGTATTCTATTGACTTTATTTTAAAATAATTAACAGCATCAGCTTCCCATTTTCCATTTTTTGAAATTTCTATTATTGAATTTTCATATTTTTTATATTGAGGTTTTTGAATTAAAGAAAACCAGTAATCAATATAAGAATTGGCATGTTTATAAAGAATCTCAGCAGAATCTTTTTCATCGTTCCAACCAAATGTATTTTTAAAGGTTTGAAAATCCTTTGGAAAATTTTCTAAGAACTCCTTTTCCTTTTTATTTGAAAATGACTGCTTAAGATTTGCAACATTAATGTTTTTATTTCCCTCTTGTGAAGGGCTTTTGCATGATATTAATATAGCTAGTATTAATAAGAGTAATTTATTCATATGCTTGAGTAATTATAATTTTAGCGTTTTTAATTCCTATTTCTTCCACATAGGTAAATATTTCTTTTAATTTATCTTTACTACCACCAACAAAATCTGTAGATCGGGTTGTTCCTGGTAATAAACATCCTTCAGTATCATCTGCTGTATTACCAGAATGGATTAAGATTGCTCTGTCCTTAGATACAACATCATTGAATAGCTTTAGGCCTTTTTTAATTTTTGTACCGGAATGCCATTCTAGATTGTATGTCCCAATAGGAACACGTTGCTCTTTTCCTGACTCTGTACTGTCAGGCCCTTTTTCTTCGAGGATAAAGCCTTTGATCTGAGTATTGTCAATACTGAATTCTCCAATTGTTGATTTCTTAGTTTGCCATTTTCTAACTAATCTTATTGTTACAGAACTAGACGATCCGTTATTTACAGGTGGTGAGACTTGGGTTTTATTTACACATTTTTGTGGGTATTCAAATAAAGCTTTTAATGTAATTACATAGTTCCTCCTTTCTTGTAAACCATTTGCTCCTCCATTCACTAAGTAACTTATTAAATCTACTTTGTCATCATCAGCTATTAATCCCATATTTACCGTTCCATATTTCTTTTTTTTGCCATTATCTTCCCATGTAATTGTATCTTTAGGGTAGTCAGGTTTGTGAATCTTTACATAGGATGGTGCATCTGCGGGACCTTTCCATCTTGTGCCAATACTTAATATTTTTCCTTGTTTCCAATACCATCCAGCTGATTCACAGGCTGTTGAAAGTGTGTCGGAAACCTTTTCGTAATTTGTAACTACATCAATTCCAGAATAATATTTATAGATTTTATAGTTGTTTTTCCAGGTCAATTGCATTAAACCTCTACCTTTATATTTTTCACCATCTCCTTTTGTTGTATTTCCACTTTTTATTGCATCTGGATGTTTACCTGGATCATACTTAATTCCATCGGCATATTCTTTTGCAGTTCGTAGACGATCAGTTTCATGATAAATTTGTGATAAGAAATGTAATTTTCTAAGGCAGGTGTTGATACCATAACGATTGAAGATTGTATTTATTTGAGAACGCAGCTTTTCGATGGTTCTATCTTCAGCTTTAATATTGCAATTAGGAGCATTAAATAAATTATATCCGCTACCTTGTTTAACTCGCTTTTCGCTATCACGAAGCCCATGAATTATTTTCTCAAACTCTTCTGGTGTGAAATCTCTATTACAAAAACATTTCCCAGTTTTTGGAACTGCAGGTTCAGGCTGCTTCTGCACCCCCGCCGCACTCTTCACCTTCTCCACCTGCATCAGGCCTTCCGAATTTACCCCAAATTTTTGAGATTCTGCAGAAAGATCTTTGGAGATAATTTCTATAAAATAATTTTGTTTATCGGAGTCCGGATCGCCGATAGGAGAGTCTACTCCTTTTTCAAAAATAGCTTTTGTAATGATAAATCCTGAAGTGTCACATACATCAGCAGGGATTTTAATATTTCCACTTCTGTAAACCTCATCATTGGAAGTGGAATCATATTCCCAGACTACATATTGGATGTGTTTTCCCACCATATTTTTGGAGTGAATTCTTACCCTTACTTTATCACCTACAGCGACTTTGGAAAGTTCTTTTCCTGTATCATCAATGAAAACGGCTTCTATAATATTACCTTTAGGAGCAGGTTGTTTGGGACCACCTCCTTGTTGTGGAGGAAATTTTTGAGTGTGTGTGCCGGGTTTAGGCTTAGGTTGGGGTTGATTTTGAGACTGTCCTTTATAATCAGGATTGGCAACATCTACATTTACCTGGCTGGCTCCCTGAATTTTTCCTGAATAAGTGGCTGTAACATAATACTCATGATTGGCGCCTTCATTCCTGTCACCTTTCATCAGAAACTGATTGGCCATCTGACGAAGGATTTTCTCATCAGACATCAGAGGAATTGACACTTCTGCAATCCCTTTTTCATTGACCCGAGCCTTGTAACTTCTTGTGTGACGGTTATTTTTATTGATATTAGCATCATGACCTTTTCCAGGCGCATCATCTTCCCAAAGATGGA is a window from the Chryseobacterium indologenes genome containing:
- a CDS encoding Crp/Fnr family transcriptional regulator, yielding METLIKSILQHIPLTPEEIALCKSFWTEKTLEKGDFLLRNGEICRHDSYIISGVLKAFCINEENGNEEILFLAIDHWWATDISSFSKQKPSIYNIQAVEKTKLLQISHQSFQKMLKEIPALEKYFRIILESYLGTLEKRVVFNHMHKAEQKYHDFLDTYPDISSRVPQYLIASYLGVSAEFISRIRKKNKSS
- a CDS encoding DUF5675 family protein; translation: MTGSIIGNQNPLVGTTYTYEIKPSGLSFGLKGDYEWYLYKKQKNGIWKDITNKPKKGEKVTYRFGEIGLGIEFQMKVYEIKKGILPGISATKELAGSCILIPTSDKVSKIEKVILFNRGAKDVNKASYRDTLIAQAHCIAMFNKEIEFHLWEDDAPGKGHDANINKNNRHTRSYKARVNEKGIAEVSIPLMSDEKILRQMANQFLMKGDRNEGANHEYYVTATYSGKIQGASQVNVDVANPDYKGQSQNQPQPKPKPGTHTQKFPPQQGGGPKQPAPKGNIIEAVFIDDTGKELSKVAVGDKVRVRIHSKNMVGKHIQYVVWEYDSTSNDEVYRSGNIKIPADVCDTSGFIITKAIFEKGVDSPIGDPDSDKQNYFIEIISKDLSAESQKFGVNSEGLMQVEKVKSAAGVQKQPEPAVPKTGKCFCNRDFTPEEFEKIIHGLRDSEKRVKQGSGYNLFNAPNCNIKAEDRTIEKLRSQINTIFNRYGINTCLRKLHFLSQIYHETDRLRTAKEYADGIKYDPGKHPDAIKSGNTTKGDGEKYKGRGLMQLTWKNNYKIYKYYSGIDVVTNYEKVSDTLSTACESAGWYWKQGKILSIGTRWKGPADAPSYVKIHKPDYPKDTITWEDNGKKKKYGTVNMGLIADDDKVDLISYLVNGGANGLQERRNYVITLKALFEYPQKCVNKTQVSPPVNNGSSSSVTIRLVRKWQTKKSTIGEFSIDNTQIKGFILEEKGPDSTESGKEQRVPIGTYNLEWHSGTKIKKGLKLFNDVVSKDRAILIHSGNTADDTEGCLLPGTTRSTDFVGGSKDKLKEIFTYVEEIGIKNAKIIITQAYE
- a CDS encoding prephenate dehydrogenase — translated: MKISIIGVGLIGGSMALKLREKNLASFIYGIDNNTQHISDALDLKIIDAGVDLEHGIKNSDLIILAIPVDAARKLLPSVLDLVSDQQTVMDAGSTKAGIVNAVKNHPKRSRFVAFHPMWGTENNGPKSAIAESFSGKAGVICNKEESAEDALATVEKVVNALDMHMIYMDAEDHDVHTAYISHISHITSYALANTVLEKEREEETIFQLASSGFSSTVRLAKSHPEMWVPIFKQNKENVLDVLNEHITQLRKFKSALEKENYEYLEELISNANRIRGILR
- a CDS encoding SH3 domain-containing protein gives rise to the protein MNKLLLLILAILISCKSPSQEGNKNINVANLKQSFSNKKEKEFLENFPKDFQTFKNTFGWNDEKDSAEILYKHANSYIDYWFSLIQKPQYKKYENSIIEISKNGKWEADAVNYFKIKSIEYIKRNNKYDLINSLSKNDAKSVLTFLFDSPHPKPDDTLLANLTIEKQNLAKELLSTDTSNETKWGSFETYVNNEDYFIKTFDVNKDGISDKIVSNKPYQGENLFIFFGDKQGKYTLALETRNFSEDGGNIIDDIIPISGNKGFTVKTSFPDRGYYEKEYNIILDNNTWLLKNIIYKTMSDISQDAVKYICDVPQNIDIQKSGWTDKVIPIPEENVRAKKCRVEKSKNKTAFYIQDSDGYTNLRKEKNSSSQILQKINTGEQVEVLDQNGDWWLVVSKEGKKGYIHKSRIKSE
- a CDS encoding SH3 domain-containing protein; this translates as MVKFFLVLLSFILFSCSVKKEKKIIEKETEIIENYFTHHKFKNTKENFDKINLDLLGIKPDKLQDGYNDILIFNEATNFQISKEGKYIKIGNDILPDLDNVKVSINSNQKHPYFEELLTLNKIIYQNDLTSILNVASKNPDLAIDLVVMFNYEKNEALFNSAVKNIQSWDDIEQSSRLSFVFYNNTTNSFKIREKLLESLKSKDSFLYALTSYLTDNKDNIIKTNGITPASLEKAIAYLLQLGFTGKENIDIQSDKSYLLLNNVYVSHPELKDSFQKNKYYGYPSLEKYSKEYGLLQEDNQEKKYSIIIDPDGFTNLRKEKNTSSQILQKIKTGEQVEVLDQNGDWWLVVSKEGKKGYIHKTRIKSE
- a CDS encoding L-serine ammonia-lyase, translating into MESISVFEIIKVGIGPSSSHTMGPWNAAAAFIRIIKRERSIEEVKEVFLEFFGSLAKTGIGHGTDIAGMLGLNGEDFKTINTSKIDEKIDYIKSTQTINLGGEKVIPFIYGHHLILNMKKSLDFHPNGMIFRAVFEDGTELVQDFYSVGGGFIASQEKNSIQKQCVRTLYPCHKASDIAKYCEKLGFDKISDLIFMNEESWRTQEETRKEALYIWQQIKECIYKGVNKEGILPGGLNVSRRAAGINRKLLGDKIYKNKDEWFQQVVDAEENFTNINKWIACFALAVNEENASFGRIITAPTNGASGVIPAVLMYAQAFTPFTSEDDIVRFLLVAGEIGTLFKKNATISAAMGGCQAEIGVSSAMAAAGLTEILGGSVGQVLMAAEIAMEHHLGLTCDPIKGLVQIPCIERNTMGAMKAITAANIALESDPTKAKVTLDEVILTMWETAQSMSDRFKETSEGGLAIAVNVPEC